The Vitis vinifera cultivar Pinot Noir 40024 chromosome 1, ASM3070453v1 DNA segment GGAGTACCACTAACAAAAGGGTAAATGCAAAGGGGTTATTATGCATTTCAAAGTTTTCAAAATGGATCATGCTTCAGGGGGTGTAACTGTACTTTTCccaagtaaaataaaagaaagattcCACAGTAATTTGGGTTAACCAACCCAATGATTATACCATACCACTTGAAAATGGATAAACCTTAAAACATATTTGCCCATTTATAAGTTGCTCCaattcttcatcttcattgaaCTGTTTTTCACACTCCTCATACACTTCAGATTCAGTCAATTCCGAAACAAATGTTGCTGGGACTTTGCATGCATATGCAATTGCCTATAGCAAAAAGATAAAAGGCTTTATTAAGATGTCTAGCACCAACTGGTAATAGGGATTTCACAAATTAAACAGCTCAATggtatgaaaaagaaataattaactCAAATCCATCTAAAGCTctcttatttcatttattttgttaagaagtgtctcaaattcctaattgaTATAggttcctttttgtaaagaatattgtatagaatatttcttatGCACATGtcattgtaatattaaattCCCTTATAGAATAAGTAAAGTTattagaaatatctctataaatattctaggcaATGAGGgcaaaaagttatgagatgaagCTGCACTTGTAAAAACCATATGAGGTGAAtaaagatgtgaggaagaatagGAAACACCTGATGGAGCAAGTTTGTGGTTCAAAGCATATATATAAGGAGTGGGGAAAGCATGGAATGTTTTGAGAACCcgatagttgtatctggttctatcctttataatattttctatagtgTTGTGGAATGATTTTCTTTCATCTGTAGATGTAGGAATGGTTGGTCGAACCACATTAACCTCATGTACCTTTGTGTGGactattttatctttatattcttGAACTAATATTATTTACATTGAAATATTAGAGCCTAGaatgatgattttttaaagAGTCAAAGAGAACAGAACACACAAGAGGATGACAAAAGAATTTTAGTTGAACGTAGAATCAATTGTTCTCTCAAGGGGATGTGATTAAAAAACATGTATCATGGACAAATAGAAAATTGacttaatgaaatttaatttaagagGGAGATTATCAggaagtgtctcaaattccaAATTGGTATAGGtttctttttataaagaatatcaCAGAGAAAATTTCTTGTGCCCATATGTCATTGTAATGTTAgatttccttataaaataaggaaagtcgttaggaatatttatataaatattctaggttagTAGGGAAAAAGGTTATGAGATGGAAATGTGCTTGTTCAGGGTGGAGTGAAAGAGCTCATAGTTCAGGGTGTAGATATAAGGAGTAGGAAAACATAGAATGTTTTGAGAATCCAATAATTGTATATGGCTTTATCCTCTGTGATATTTTCTATGGTACAGTGGAATGATTTTCTCTCATCAATGGATGTAGGCATGGTTGACCGAACcatgttaaaacctcgtgtaccttTGTATGGATTATTTTACCTTTACGTTCTTGAACTAATGTTGTTGACATCGACGCTTCCATTGGCACAACAATTTTgaaagttctcaaaattttctacaaacaatttttgaataaatagaaAACAGGAATATATgcgtgcacacacacacacatatatatacctGATAGGTAACTCTTTCTCTCAGTTTTTGATGGGTAGAGTtctctattttaaattttaaagatatttttatcaagTTTTGTTTCATGTGATCTATAGATGCTTTTAGGGGAAGGAAGAATGTTTCTTTTAGAGTTTATTGATAGAGTAGGGTTGGAGCAAGTGACAACGAGTTGAATGCTGGTTctaatcttttattttctgttctttACGTCAGTACAACACTGATTTTCTGTCCTTTATACAGTCCTGTATATTATGGTGACCCTTTTGGTGCTTTAAATATgcatcttttattatttgtccAAAAAATCTAAGGTGCctagctaatttttttttctttctcagcATGATTAGTAAGAAAGGACATCAATCACTGTTACTTGTTGAGATATCAATAGCAAgccttagtaaaaaaaaaaaaaaaaaaaattcctcaaaagCCATTTCAAGGCAACACATCTACATAAGCAACCAAATGCATGATTCAATACATATATATTGATCGAACAATACAATAATTTGGTGAAACTAATCATCGACCATGTAAAGAATGTGTTGTGCTAGCGAAAGCTTTGATACCATCATTTCTTATGCCAAAAAAAGCTTTAATATCATGTGTTATAAATCCATACATACATAGGTTTTAACATGATTTGTTCAACCATACCTAAATTCACAAATGAGAGCGAACTATTTAACTATACCATAGATAACATtccaaaggaaagagaaaacagATACAATGCCTAAGCACTACCAGTCCATCCTATTTAGTACCTTTGCGTTTTTGTAAAGGAATATTGTTTAGagtattttatatattagtATAAAATGGACATATAAGAAAGAATGGACGACACCTAGTGCAACATGACTAGAGATAGAACATAGCTCAAGGTTCAAAATTTAGATACTAGGAGAAAATAAACATGGGATTGTTTTAGGTCTTAGGAATTAGTATCTGTTTTCTCTTTCCTTCGTAATGCCCCCGATGTTATAATGGAATGGTTCACTCTCATCCATGGATGTAAGCATGGCTTGGTGAACCACATAAAAACCCCATGTTCCTTTATGCatggatttttgttttatctttacaTTATTACACCAACATGTAACTTCAAAGCTTCCACTGGCACAATCTAGTGATATTGGCAAACATCACAATGATCTTCCATAAAGCAAGGCAAACATATTACTAATAAACAAAGATGATCATTGCATTTACTAAGAGAAGATTCCTAGAGATTATTCAATTGTCTTCCACTTCGAAGTTACACTCTTCCAACAGGAAAATGAGGaacaatttttgagaaccaTAAATAATTTTCCTGTTACTCATACATGTCAAAACCTCCAAACAGAGCAATAAATGGACATGTCCACTATTTTTCCAATAAATGGATATTTTTCCTATATAATGTCCTTTGTCCAACAACCAAGACTTCAAGATTTCAAGAAAAACCTATTCAACAAGAAACTtctaattttttcatttctctctGCATGGACCATTACCAGTGCCCATGATCATAGCCACATCCCACTTCAAGCtttaaaaattgtaattaaGATACCTCGTATTTCGATAGCACACTGTAATCCATGGCTTGGTCCTTGGCACATAAAATATACTTATTAGTGTAAAAGTCTATCTAGCATAAAATTATTCCTTTTTATTGCTAAATTTCATGAAGGATGATATATTGCCATGGATTCCTTGACCTTATAATGACAAGGCATATATTCTACCCTCCATATTGTACTGGCCAAAAGTCATGCTAAAAACCTTTTCCTGCAAGGCCAATTCCAAGTGCAGGTCCGCTAAGCATGATGGCATTGAAAGGGATGAGTTGGATCTGGTCCTTAGCTCCAGCATTTGCACATGATGTGGATGCTCTCAAGACCCGAACCAGCACGATCACGCTTGGATACCCATTGCAGATAGTGGTCCCTAGTGAACCTCTCCTGCAGATACAAAGATTTGACAAACATTTCGATCCTTGATTTCTAGAACCTTGAACATTTTTAATAGACCTATCGTGATATCAAAAAGCATATATCCCCTACCTACATAATGGTCAAAATTACCTCAGAGAAAGCctttaaaaatgtaaaacacAAGTATCAttgcaatcaattttttaaCAACTAAAATCAACAAAGATTTCATCTTTAACATATATCACACACCTTGAGTAAACAAAGACTCGAAACCTTCTCTTCTTGCTCTCGAGTTCGCAGACCCTACATTAATTCAGTGTAAAAACTGTATCTAAATTACAATTCTTAAGAaccaaaatcaaattctaaaacaaagaaaaatcctaagaATACCTTTGACAAGGTAACTGTAGATGCCCAAAGTCTGTCTGATGTTCTTGTTGACAAGTGAAACCTATACATTAAGAAGggcaaagaaaaggaaacagGATAAAAGAAAAGCTAAGTTCCCAATCCAGAAGCATCATTGACATAAACTCTGCAAGATCAAAGAATACAATTGAACTATAAAGAAATACTTCACAAAACAAGACGAAAACTAATACCCATATATTACCCTCTTTCCAGGGTCAAGAATGCCTGAGtcagaattttaaaaaagaattttgtttGTAGAAATAGAGGGTTCAAATTGGAGTATGGATATCAAATATCTGGATCCAAAAACCACAACATTTTGCAGTGAAATCTTCACTACAATCCTTTCATCTGAGAAAGGTAAGTTCCTTACCACAAAAAATAGGATAGCACAAGTTCAGGTTACATGCACCAGAGCTCTCTTTCCCAGATTTTAGAGGGAGCAAGGTAAAGTGCAACCGAGAGATTTGTGCCTAGCAGTTATTCGATCCTTATTGtgggagaaaaaataaaatttacagaGCTCTCTTTCCTTACCACAAAAAATAGGATAGCACAAGTTCAGGTTACATGCACCAGAGCTCTCTTTCCCAGATTTTAGTGGGAGCAAGGTAAAGTGCAACCGAGAGATTTGTGCCTAGCAGTTATTCGATCCTTATTGtgggagaaaaaataaaattacactTGGCACTTTTGAAGTCCATTTAGGAGAAAGTCAAGTGACCAAGTGTTGCCATCTTTCTGACTTTAGTCACCAAGAGTTCAAAATTTGAAGGCATTACTTGGTTTCTCATTTTTAAGGGATTCAGTTTGCTCCTCCAAAGCTCCAAGTTCCAGCCATGCAAATACTGCCAATTCAGAGCCCCAGCCCCTTGAATCTGATTAAATTGAACTTCATTGACTGAACCCTAAGAAATGCTGCCCAATTGAGAATCAAGGTTAACTATTAGGGACCGTTGCAGATGCATTATGTTTTCCTTCTTTGAGCATGCCAGGAGTCACGGTTATGCAAGTGCAAGTACTTAAACATACACTCAactaaagataaaatataatagaagactacataaaatgaaataaaaacacTCCTGCATGTATAAATATCCTTATGTACTTGGGTTGGCCCCCCTTCTTTCATTAGGCACTCTTTTAAAGATATTCttttatttgcctatcaaaaactTCTTTCATTAGACCCttttttaaagatattcttttatttgcctatcaaaaaaaacaCATGTATGTGGTTGTGCTATCAAAAGATGTCTTCAGTTAGCCCAGAACAATGACTAACAAGTAACAATACCTGTGGTCACCACGTTTTGGACGTGTGCTAGCCAAAGAACCAGTAAAGCCCACTCCTAGAACTGGGGAACCTATTGAGTGTACAATGGAGGGCATATTAGAGCATGACAGCAATAGCATCATTTCCCAAGTACAAAAAAGGTACCCAGTAAGCCGTTATTTGACCAGAGTACCCATAGTCCAATTATTGCATGTAATTTACAGAACAAAAATCAGCATTACATCACTTTGAAAGTCTCAAGTCTCAGTTCTGAAAACAGTAATAGTGCACATTCAAACAAATACAAAAGTACATAATTTTGTAGAAACAATGTAAATACAAATGGAGgaatacttaaaatttaaaagcctcttaattaagaaatttataacAGAAGTTCTGaactttccaaaattttacttAACTCAAAGCACTAATCAATACCAGCATGGTACTAGTAGAATATTGAATGACAAATCTCGGGAATTTGCTATCATATAAGGAAGCTCAAGATATGGAAATTTACGGGGTTAATTGCTATAGTTATTTCCACATAGATAATTAGCTACATTTAAGGATCAATCAGTTCCCATAAGTCAATGACCCATTGGTCTAAAGACATCCCAGAGCATACCAAATAACATCAGAGCCTTAAATATTATTAGCTCGAGCTTGCCCAAGTTATATTAGGCACTGGTAGGCattttctctataaaaaaactgttttattttttcaaccATGAGTAGTGataatagtaacaataataTCCAACATAGCCATATTTAGGAAAAACCACATGTTAACAGCTAGTGTAAATTTCGCGTTGGATGGAAGTGGGTGACCTGTCAACCAAGAGACTTCCCTTTTTGCCAAACTATATAAGGCTTCCAAGTGTGCACACCTTCTAAATTCTCCtggagggggaggggggagggATAAGCGGAAGCTCCAAACAGGGGCGCTGCACTGGTATATCATTGGTTGTGGTTTCCACACTCTGTTACCTTCATCTTGATGGACTAAATCATCTATATTTTCAGTTACGGAGAAAATTGATGGAAAAAGACTTCATGTCTAATCAAAACCCTCTTAGCTTCAACCATGTGATGCCTGGTTTCCCAACATCTCAGGTGATAATAAAATTGGTATCTGTAACTTACTGAAAACGATACTTAATTGCGTCTTGACTATCAATCCTTTTCCACAGTTTGCAAGCCCTAATTACCTACTTGCCTTTGATCAATCACTGGCAAACACCACATGTTTCATTCAGAAGATAAAAATTGGGAACAATTTTCTACAATTGGATAATAAAATCATATGTATTTGTAAAATGAACTAGTAACGATATTTTCAAGTGAAATGGGAGTAATTAACCTGGGTTACTGAGCTTAAGGGCACGATTGTAAGCCAGTAAAGCCATTTCCTCAGCAGTTTGCTGCGACGCAAAATGAGTAGGAATCTGGAATTCAAACGCATCCaatcattcataaaaaattcGAATTTAATTAAGAAACGTTTGAAAAAGATGAAGATGAGCACCCTGCCCAGCAATTGGATCATGGACATTCTAGAATAAGGAACCACGGATTCGAGGACTGTGTTGGACGCTCCTGGCACTGACATCAAATGCCCTAGGGCCTGAGAAGCTCCACCGGAGACGTAGAGGACTGCCTGCGTAGGGCTCGAGTGTATGGCTTCCACGGTTGCCCGTAGCAATCCCTCCATCATTCACTCTCGC contains these protein-coding regions:
- the LOC100264619 gene encoding uncharacterized protein LOC100264619, with the translated sequence MMEGLLRATVEAIHSSPTQAVLYVSGGASQALGHLMSVPGASNTVLESVVPYSRMSMIQLLGRIPTHFASQQTAEEMALLAYNRALKLSNPGSPVLGVGFTGSLASTRPKRGDHRFHLSTRTSDRLWASTVTLSKGLRTREQEEKVSSLCLLKAIAYACKVPATFVSELTESEVYEECEKQFNEDEELEQLINGQICFKVYPFSSEANKSNADRKIILSGSFNPLHDGHLKLLDVATSICGRDGYPCFEISAVNADKPPLTVSQIKERVKQFERVGKTVIISTQPYFYKKAELFPGSAFVIGADTVVRLINPKYYDGSNQKMLEILGGCKRTGCIFLVGGRNIDGVFKVLEDLEIPEELKDMFIPIPAERFRMDISSTEIRQKAENIELSD